The genomic interval TGATCAAAGAATCTAAACTTGCTGCAACTTTAAATAAATGCGTAATACATGCCTCGTCATAGTAATGAAACATATAATCTTCCGCATCCTCATCACTACTTGCCAAATCATATAAAAATTGCTTCAATGCCGGTAAAGCTTCTTCCGCATCATCCACAACTACATAGACTTCACTACGATTACAAGTTGATATAATCACGGCTTCATGAATTTGCTCATATTCATCTATATGCCTAAGTCCCGCTTTGACCTTATCATCCGATAAGGAAAAACATTCACGCACGCCAACCGGTGCTGTTTTATGATTCAGACCCAATACTACCAATTGCATCTTTAATTCTAGCCTCCGCCTCGTTTAATTTTCCTTGTCTTAGCAAATCAAGTATATTCTGATTCATCGCCTTTTCCCAAAACTCACCACGTTCTTGGCTCGTTCTAAGATTTTCTTTTAACTCTGAACGAATCCTTGCTACCAGATCTAGATACATTTCATATTCCATACCATAGGTGTCTGCAAGCTCTGCTCGAAGCTGCCTTGCCAATGCAGGGCTTTTCCCACCTGTAGACACAGTAAATAATAAATCACCGCGACTGACTTGTGCTGGCACAATAAAATCGCTGTAACTTTCATCATCTACAATATTCACAAGCGCCCCCGCTTTTTTTGCTTCTAAAGCAGCTTTTTGATTTACCTCGCTATGATCAGTCGCACAAATAACAAGAAAATAAACATTTAAATCGCCTCGGCTATAAACCTTTGCACTATGCATGATAGCAGCCTGCTCAACGAACTGCGTTAACTCATCTACCAGCATCGGACTTATTACCGTTACGTTCGCCTTGGCTTTTAATAAAGCCTTCACTTTCCGATACGCAACCTTGCCTCCGCCAATCACAGCACATGGCTTACCCTCAATATTTAGATTCACCGG from Massilibacillus massiliensis carries:
- a CDS encoding precorrin-2 dehydrogenase/sirohydrochlorin ferrochelatase family protein codes for the protein MAVYPVNLNIEGKPCAVIGGGKVAYRKVKALLKAKANVTVISPMLVDELTQFVEQAAIMHSAKVYSRGDLNVYFLVICATDHSEVNQKAALEAKKAGALVNIVDDESYSDFIVPAQVSRGDLLFTVSTGGKSPALARQLRAELADTYGMEYEMYLDLVARIRSELKENLRTSQERGEFWEKAMNQNILDLLRQGKLNEAEARIKDAIGSIGSES